Proteins from a single region of Acidovorax sp. NCPPB 3576:
- a CDS encoding pilus assembly protein PilM yields MISLGSFFSRQSAPLLGIDISSSSVKLVELGRDKAGGLVLERCAIEQLERGWITDGNIEKFDEVAEALRRLVKKSGTRTKNVALALPPSAVITKRITLPGGMSEQELEVQVESEANQYIPFSLDEVSLDFCVVGPSKNSPGDVDVLIAASRREKVQDRQGLAEAAGLKPVIVDIESHASRMAAGRLIEALPNHGNDALVALFEVGALTTSMQVLRNDEVLYDRDQAFGGAQLTQLIVRQYGFSLEEAEGKKRSGDLPEDYQSAVLRPFVESMAQEIGRALQFFFTSTPHNRVDHIMLAGGSAPLPGLTEAVTQHSGCACTAINPFDGMEIGSAVRLKKMVREAPSYLTSCGLAMRRFLQ; encoded by the coding sequence TTGATCTCTTTGGGGTCTTTTTTCAGTCGCCAGTCCGCGCCACTGCTGGGTATCGACATCAGTTCCTCAAGCGTCAAGCTGGTGGAGTTGGGGCGCGACAAGGCGGGAGGGCTGGTACTGGAGCGATGTGCGATCGAGCAGTTGGAGCGCGGTTGGATCACCGACGGCAATATCGAGAAATTCGATGAAGTCGCGGAGGCCCTGCGCCGGCTGGTCAAAAAGAGCGGCACCCGCACTAAAAACGTGGCTTTGGCGCTGCCGCCATCGGCCGTCATCACCAAACGCATCACCTTGCCCGGCGGCATGTCCGAGCAGGAGTTGGAAGTGCAGGTGGAGTCCGAAGCCAACCAGTACATCCCGTTCTCGCTCGATGAAGTGAGCCTGGATTTCTGCGTGGTCGGCCCAAGCAAGAACTCGCCGGGCGACGTCGATGTGTTGATCGCTGCTTCGCGCCGCGAGAAGGTTCAGGACCGCCAGGGCCTGGCCGAGGCGGCGGGTCTCAAGCCCGTGATCGTCGACATCGAATCGCATGCCTCCCGCATGGCTGCGGGCCGCCTGATCGAGGCGTTGCCCAACCATGGCAACGATGCCTTGGTCGCGCTCTTCGAGGTTGGCGCCTTGACCACCAGCATGCAGGTGCTTCGCAATGACGAAGTGCTGTACGACCGCGACCAGGCGTTTGGCGGCGCGCAATTGACGCAGCTGATCGTGCGGCAATACGGTTTTTCGCTGGAAGAAGCCGAAGGCAAGAAACGCAGCGGGGATTTGCCGGAAGACTATCAGTCTGCCGTGCTGCGTCCTTTCGTGGAAAGCATGGCGCAGGAGATCGGCCGTGCACTGCAGTTCTTCTTTACCAGCACGCCCCACAACCGGGTCGATCACATCATGCTGGCGGGTGGCTCTGCGCCGCTGCCCGGCTTGACCGAAGCCGTGACCCAGCATTCAGGCTGTGCCTGCACCGCCATCAATCCGTTCGATGGCATGGAAATCGGAAGCGCCGTGCGATTGAAGAAGATGGTCCGCGAGGCGCCTTCCTACCTCACGTCCTGTGGCCTGGCCATGCGGAGGTTCCTGCAGTGA
- a CDS encoding penicillin-binding protein 1A, with protein sequence MPSSPPDKNPGQNTPKRPAWWRWIVRSAAWLLGLAAAGAVGVALTIAVALAVAYPNLPDISDLADYRPKLPMRVYSVEGALLGEFGEERRNLTPIQDIPKVMTNAVLAIEDARFFQHGGVDYKGVVRAALANMGRVKSQGASTITMQVARNVYLSSEKTFTRKIYEILLTFKLEHLLTKNQILEIYMNQIYLGNRAYGFAAASEAYFGKPLQSISIAEAAMLAGLPKAPSAYNPISNPKRARIRQLYIIDRMQENGFITAQDAAAAKQEDLKIRSGPDTTRIHAEYVAEMARQLIFAQYGNEAYTRGLNVYTTLNAGDQEAAYIALRKGIMDYERRQHYRGPEKFVALPTNAQEAEDVIDDTLALHPDNGDVMSAVVLEVTPKKIVAARASGEPIEITGDGLKPVQSGLSDKAPPNVKIRRGAVIRVIQTPKKTWDITQLPEVEGALVAVDPRTGGIKALVGGFDFDKNKFNHVTQAWRQPGSSFKPFIYSAALEKGFTPATVVNDAPLFFSAGVTGGQPWEPKNYDGKYDGPMTLRTALARSKNVVSIRILQAVGPKNGQEWVSKFGFDAEKHPPYLTMALGAGSVTPMQMVSAYSVFANGGYRVNPYLISRVTDHKGRILSDFQPPATSDNPRAIDARNAFVMDSLLQEVTRSGTAARAQATLKRPDLYGKTGTTNDAVDAWFAGFQPTVAAVTWIGYDTPRNLGSRETGGGLSLPIWISFMERALKGVPVAEPTVPPGVVNVGGEWFYEEFARNAGVASVGMEDASAAVPGSPPQAPPPAEERNRILDLFRN encoded by the coding sequence ATGCCGTCATCACCTCCCGACAAGAACCCTGGCCAGAACACGCCGAAACGGCCGGCCTGGTGGCGCTGGATCGTCCGCAGCGCGGCCTGGTTGCTGGGCCTGGCGGCGGCCGGGGCCGTGGGCGTGGCGCTCACCATCGCCGTCGCGCTGGCGGTGGCCTACCCCAACCTGCCCGACATTTCAGACTTGGCGGACTACCGCCCCAAGTTGCCCATGCGGGTGTATTCCGTCGAAGGCGCACTGCTGGGCGAATTCGGCGAAGAGCGGCGCAACCTGACGCCCATCCAGGACATTCCCAAAGTGATGACCAATGCGGTGCTGGCCATCGAGGATGCACGGTTCTTCCAGCACGGGGGCGTGGACTACAAGGGCGTCGTTCGGGCCGCGCTTGCCAACATGGGCCGGGTGAAGAGCCAGGGGGCCTCGACCATCACGATGCAGGTGGCCCGGAATGTTTATTTGTCGTCCGAAAAAACATTTACCCGGAAAATTTACGAAATATTACTAACCTTCAAATTGGAGCACTTGCTGACCAAAAACCAGATTCTCGAGATCTACATGAATCAGATTTATCTCGGAAACCGGGCCTATGGTTTTGCAGCAGCGTCCGAGGCTTATTTCGGCAAGCCCCTTCAAAGCATTTCGATCGCCGAGGCGGCCATGCTCGCCGGGCTGCCCAAGGCCCCTTCGGCCTACAACCCGATCAGCAATCCCAAGCGCGCCCGCATTCGCCAGCTGTACATCATCGACCGCATGCAGGAGAACGGCTTCATCACGGCGCAGGATGCCGCCGCTGCCAAGCAGGAAGACCTGAAGATCCGCTCCGGCCCCGACACCACGCGCATCCACGCCGAGTACGTGGCCGAAATGGCCCGCCAGCTCATCTTCGCCCAGTACGGCAACGAGGCCTACACCCGGGGCCTCAATGTCTACACGACCCTCAATGCCGGCGACCAGGAAGCCGCCTATATCGCCCTGCGCAAGGGCATCATGGATTACGAGCGCCGCCAGCACTATCGCGGGCCCGAGAAGTTCGTGGCCCTGCCCACCAATGCCCAGGAGGCCGAGGACGTGATCGACGACACCCTCGCTCTCCACCCCGACAACGGCGACGTGATGTCGGCGGTGGTGCTGGAGGTCACGCCCAAGAAGATCGTGGCGGCGCGTGCCAGCGGGGAGCCGATCGAGATCACCGGCGATGGCCTCAAGCCCGTCCAGTCGGGCCTGAGCGACAAAGCACCGCCTAACGTGAAGATTCGCCGTGGCGCGGTGATCCGTGTGATCCAGACGCCCAAGAAGACCTGGGACATCACCCAGTTGCCGGAAGTCGAAGGCGCCCTGGTGGCGGTCGATCCGCGCACCGGCGGAATCAAGGCCCTGGTGGGGGGCTTCGACTTCGACAAGAACAAGTTCAACCATGTGACGCAGGCCTGGCGCCAGCCGGGTTCGAGCTTCAAGCCGTTCATCTACTCGGCAGCCCTCGAAAAGGGCTTCACTCCGGCAACCGTGGTGAACGACGCCCCGCTCTTCTTCAGCGCGGGCGTGACGGGCGGCCAGCCGTGGGAGCCCAAGAACTACGACGGCAAGTACGACGGCCCGATGACGCTGCGCACCGCGCTGGCCCGCTCCAAGAACGTGGTGTCCATCCGCATCCTGCAGGCCGTCGGCCCGAAGAACGGCCAGGAGTGGGTATCCAAGTTCGGCTTCGACGCCGAAAAGCACCCGCCCTACCTGACGATGGCATTGGGTGCCGGCTCGGTCACGCCCATGCAGATGGTGTCAGCGTATTCGGTGTTCGCCAACGGCGGCTACCGCGTGAACCCCTATCTGATCAGCCGTGTCACCGACCACAAGGGGCGCATCCTGTCGGACTTCCAGCCGCCGGCCACGTCCGACAACCCCCGTGCGATCGATGCGCGCAATGCCTTCGTGATGGACAGCCTGCTGCAGGAAGTCACCCGCTCCGGCACGGCGGCGCGCGCGCAGGCCACGCTCAAGCGCCCCGACCTGTACGGCAAGACCGGCACCACCAACGATGCGGTCGACGCCTGGTTCGCCGGCTTTCAGCCCACGGTGGCCGCGGTGACTTGGATCGGCTACGACACGCCCCGCAACCTGGGCAGCCGTGAAACCGGCGGCGGCTTGAGCCTGCCGATCTGGATCAGCTTCATGGAGCGTGCACTCAAGGGCGTTCCCGTGGCCGAGCCGACCGTGCCGCCCGGCGTGGTGAACGTGGGTGGCGAATGGTTCTATGAAGAATTCGCCCGCAACGCCGGGGTCGCCAGCGTGGGCATGGAAGACGCCTCCGCCGCCGTGCCGGGATCGCCGCCGCAGGCGCCCCCACCGGCAGAGGAGCGCAACCGGATTCTGGATCTGTTCCGCAATTGA
- a CDS encoding pilus assembly protein PilP, with protein sequence MRIWQIAFLALCSVLAGCGSSGEEELRQWMTDLRANTKPRITPLTEPKQFQPQNYKADGATDPFNSVKLTQALRRDSTQLAANATLIAPEMSRRKEPLEAYPLDTMAMVGSLNKTGTLTALLKVDNLLYQVKVGNYLGQNYGRITQITETAIQLREIVQDATGDWIERQTTLDLQEVKK encoded by the coding sequence ATGAGAATCTGGCAGATCGCTTTCTTGGCTCTGTGCAGCGTGTTGGCAGGGTGCGGCTCTTCGGGTGAGGAGGAGCTTCGCCAATGGATGACGGATTTGCGTGCCAATACCAAGCCGCGCATTACCCCGCTCACAGAGCCCAAACAATTTCAGCCGCAAAACTACAAGGCGGATGGAGCGACAGATCCCTTCAATTCCGTGAAGTTGACGCAGGCTCTCCGGCGCGACTCGACCCAGCTGGCGGCGAATGCCACTTTGATCGCGCCAGAGATGTCTCGCCGAAAAGAGCCCTTGGAAGCCTACCCCTTGGACACCATGGCCATGGTCGGGAGCCTGAACAAGACGGGGACTCTGACTGCGCTGCTCAAGGTGGATAACTTGTTGTACCAAGTGAAGGTGGGTAATTATCTTGGCCAAAATTATGGAAGGATTACCCAAATCACTGAAACAGCCATTCAGCTGCGGGAAATCGTTCAGGACGCAACGGGTGACTGGATAGAGCGCCAGACCACGCTTGATCTCCAAGAGGTGAAGAAATGA
- the msrP gene encoding protein-methionine-sulfoxide reductase catalytic subunit MsrP encodes MPIPRRDNGFIHAASSEITPRAVYEGRRDLIKLMAGGAAGAALATWAARDAGAQAARPGKLAALPGGKSAVAGANTMEKVTDYKDASTYNNYYEFGVDKADPARNAHTLKTTPWTVEVEGLVNKPGKFGIEDLIKLSAQEERIYRLRCVEGWSMVIPWVGYSLAELLKRVEPQGSAKYVEFVTLADKKTMPFVGSAVLDWPYTEGLRMDEAMHPLTLLTFGMYGEVLPNQNGAPVRLVVPWKYGFKSAKSIVKIRLTDKEPGTAWNKAAKQEYGFYSNVNPNVDHPRWSQASERRIGEDGLFAKKRKTLMFNGYEAQVASLYAGMDLKKFY; translated from the coding sequence ATGCCGATTCCCCGCAGAGACAACGGCTTCATCCACGCCGCCAGCAGCGAAATCACCCCCCGCGCCGTCTACGAAGGCCGGCGCGACCTCATCAAGCTCATGGCCGGCGGCGCTGCCGGGGCGGCCCTGGCCACCTGGGCCGCGCGTGATGCCGGCGCCCAGGCCGCGCGCCCGGGCAAGCTGGCGGCGCTGCCGGGCGGCAAATCGGCGGTGGCGGGCGCCAACACCATGGAAAAGGTGACCGACTACAAGGACGCCAGCACCTACAACAACTACTACGAGTTCGGCGTGGACAAGGCCGACCCGGCCCGCAACGCCCACACCCTGAAGACCACGCCCTGGACGGTCGAGGTGGAGGGCCTGGTCAACAAGCCGGGCAAGTTCGGCATCGAAGACCTCATCAAGCTCAGCGCCCAGGAAGAGCGCATCTACCGCCTGCGCTGCGTCGAGGGCTGGTCCATGGTGATTCCGTGGGTGGGCTACTCGCTGGCCGAGCTGCTCAAGCGCGTGGAGCCGCAGGGCAGCGCCAAGTACGTGGAGTTCGTCACGCTGGCCGACAAGAAGACCATGCCCTTCGTCGGCTCCGCCGTGCTCGACTGGCCCTACACCGAGGGGCTGCGCATGGACGAAGCCATGCACCCGCTCACGCTGCTCACCTTCGGCATGTACGGCGAGGTGCTGCCGAACCAGAACGGCGCGCCGGTGCGGCTGGTGGTGCCCTGGAAGTACGGCTTCAAGAGCGCCAAGAGCATCGTCAAGATCCGCCTGACCGACAAGGAGCCCGGCACGGCCTGGAACAAGGCCGCCAAGCAGGAATACGGCTTTTATTCCAACGTGAACCCCAACGTGGACCACCCGCGCTGGAGCCAGGCCAGCGAGCGGCGCATCGGCGAGGACGGCCTGTTCGCCAAGAAGCGCAAGACGCTGATGTTCAACGGCTACGAGGCCCAGGTGGCCTCGCTGTACGCCGGCATGGACCTGAAGAAGTTCTACTGA
- a CDS encoding type 4a pilus biogenesis protein PilO produces MATKKASSIDFVALQSGLQRQFRNLDPKDPSLWPALPRALLCIAIAAGIATFLWFFKLNEYEAELETERAKELTLRADYEKKLVKAVSLEALKKQREQVQQYVIQLEKQLPSKAEMAALLSDINQAGLGRSLQFESFKPGQIVVRDYYAELPIAIRVTGKYHDIGAFASDIANLSRIVTLNNLSIAPAGKDAGSLTMEATARTFRYLDPEEIQAQRQAAAGVKK; encoded by the coding sequence ATGGCAACGAAAAAAGCGTCCTCCATTGATTTTGTGGCCCTGCAATCCGGTTTGCAGCGGCAATTTCGTAATCTTGATCCCAAAGATCCTTCACTGTGGCCCGCGCTGCCGAGGGCTTTGCTTTGCATCGCCATTGCAGCGGGGATTGCCACCTTCCTTTGGTTCTTCAAGCTGAATGAGTACGAAGCGGAACTTGAAACCGAGCGGGCCAAGGAACTCACTCTGCGCGCCGATTATGAAAAGAAGCTGGTAAAGGCCGTGAGCCTGGAGGCGCTTAAAAAGCAGCGCGAGCAGGTGCAGCAATATGTGATTCAGTTGGAAAAACAGTTGCCAAGCAAAGCGGAAATGGCGGCCCTGTTATCTGACATCAATCAGGCCGGTTTGGGGCGCAGCTTGCAGTTTGAATCGTTCAAGCCGGGGCAAATCGTGGTGCGTGATTATTATGCGGAGTTGCCAATCGCCATTAGGGTGACAGGTAAGTACCATGATATTGGAGCGTTTGCTTCCGATATTGCCAATCTTTCCCGCATCGTGACGCTCAACAACCTATCCATCGCTCCTGCGGGCAAGGATGCGGGCAGCCTCACGATGGAGGCCACTGCCCGGACTTTCCGCTATCTCGACCCCGAGGAAATTCAGGCGCAACGCCAGGCGGCTGCGGGAGTCAAGAAATGA
- a CDS encoding PilN domain-containing protein: protein MILINLLPHREAARKRRKESFQATMFASFLVGLAIAGGIYWWYQMVITGQQDKNTFLQNEIKVLEGQIKEIATIEEEITALRARQKAVEDLQSDRNLPVHLLNELVQQLPDGVYVTNLKQVDQVITMQGMAQSNERVSEMLRNLADNTPWFSKPELVEIVAANIALNPREQRRVASFNLRFRLMRTSEAQKAMDAASAPATAPKAVGK from the coding sequence GTGATTCTCATCAACCTGCTTCCCCACCGCGAGGCGGCCCGAAAACGCCGCAAGGAATCGTTCCAGGCAACGATGTTCGCGTCTTTTCTGGTGGGTCTCGCCATCGCTGGCGGCATCTATTGGTGGTATCAGATGGTGATCACCGGCCAGCAGGACAAGAACACGTTCCTGCAGAACGAAATCAAGGTTCTGGAAGGCCAGATCAAGGAAATCGCGACCATCGAAGAAGAAATCACGGCCCTTCGTGCCCGCCAAAAAGCGGTGGAAGACCTGCAGTCGGATCGCAATCTGCCGGTGCACTTGCTCAATGAACTGGTTCAGCAGTTGCCAGATGGGGTGTACGTTACCAATCTCAAGCAAGTCGATCAGGTGATCACGATGCAGGGGATGGCGCAATCGAATGAGCGCGTGTCGGAAATGCTGCGAAACCTGGCGGATAACACCCCTTGGTTCTCCAAGCCCGAACTGGTGGAAATCGTGGCGGCCAACATTGCGCTGAATCCGAGAGAGCAGCGCCGAGTTGCGTCGTTCAACCTGAGGTTCCGGCTGATGCGCACCAGCGAGGCACAAAAAGCCATGGACGCCGCAAGCGCCCCTGCCACTGCACCCAAAGCGGTTGGAAAGTGA
- a CDS encoding sulfite oxidase heme-binding subunit YedZ, producing the protein MKKLLMHPAAKPVVFALCLLPLAWLVFGAATDRLGPNPAEALIRSSGDWALRALCLALAVTPLRVITGTPALARFRRMLGLFVYFYAVLHLMAYAWLDMGFDWPEIVYDIGKRPFILVGTLAIVLLTLLAATSFNRAIRWLGAKRWQALHRIVYAVAGLALLHFFWMRAGKNNFAEVAVYAAILGALLGWRVWKRYARRPVAARTA; encoded by the coding sequence ATGAAAAAACTGCTGATGCATCCTGCCGCCAAGCCGGTGGTGTTCGCCCTGTGCCTGCTGCCGCTGGCGTGGCTGGTGTTCGGCGCCGCCACCGACCGGCTCGGCCCCAACCCGGCCGAGGCGCTGATCCGATCCAGTGGCGACTGGGCGCTGCGGGCCCTGTGCCTGGCGCTGGCGGTGACGCCGCTGCGCGTCATCACGGGCACGCCGGCCCTGGCGCGCTTTCGGCGCATGCTGGGGCTGTTCGTGTACTTCTATGCGGTGCTGCACCTCATGGCCTACGCGTGGCTGGACATGGGCTTCGACTGGCCCGAGATCGTGTATGACATCGGCAAGCGGCCCTTCATCCTGGTGGGCACGTTGGCCATCGTGCTGCTCACGCTGCTGGCGGCCACGTCGTTCAACCGCGCCATCCGCTGGCTGGGCGCCAAGCGCTGGCAGGCGCTGCACCGGATCGTCTATGCGGTCGCGGGGCTGGCGCTGCTGCATTTTTTCTGGATGCGCGCGGGCAAGAACAACTTCGCCGAGGTGGCGGTGTACGCGGCCATCCTCGGCGCGCTGCTGGGCTGGCGCGTGTGGAAGCGCTACGCCCGGCGCCCGGTGGCCGCCCGCACGGCATGA
- a CDS encoding MBL fold metallo-hydrolase, protein MALEPLELYRDKHHACLMFSDLIEEDGQAVQANQFLIVDGDTGAIIDPGGNLAFNELFMGMSKHFPPHKLSYLIASHADPDIIASLDRWMTSTKATLVISRVWERFAPHFTKVGKTENRVIGVPDGGGHLPLGRHELVLLPAHFMHSEGNFHFYDPVSRILFTGDLGVSMTSGAEAREPVTDLGPHIPRMEGFHRRYMVSNKILRLWVRMVRQMDIAMLVPQHGAPIMGPKAIGDFFDWIENLMCGIDLFDDRAYQFPTAFIDPATRQVRPALHAVQGRS, encoded by the coding sequence ATGGCCCTGGAACCGCTGGAACTGTACCGAGACAAGCACCACGCCTGCCTGATGTTCTCCGACCTCATCGAGGAGGACGGGCAGGCCGTTCAGGCCAATCAATTCCTGATCGTGGACGGCGACACGGGCGCCATCATCGACCCGGGCGGCAACCTCGCCTTCAACGAGCTGTTCATGGGGATGTCCAAGCATTTCCCGCCGCACAAGCTGTCGTACCTGATCGCCTCGCATGCCGATCCGGACATCATCGCCTCGCTCGACCGCTGGATGACCAGCACCAAGGCCACGCTGGTGATCTCGCGCGTGTGGGAGCGCTTCGCGCCCCATTTCACCAAGGTCGGCAAGACGGAGAACCGGGTGATCGGCGTGCCGGACGGCGGCGGCCACCTGCCGCTGGGGCGGCATGAGTTGGTGCTGCTGCCGGCGCATTTCATGCACTCCGAGGGCAACTTCCATTTCTACGACCCGGTCAGCCGCATCCTCTTCACGGGGGACCTGGGCGTGTCGATGACCTCGGGCGCCGAGGCGCGCGAGCCCGTGACCGATCTGGGGCCGCACATTCCGCGCATGGAAGGCTTTCACCGCCGCTACATGGTGTCCAACAAGATCCTGCGGCTGTGGGTGCGCATGGTGCGGCAGATGGACATCGCCATGCTGGTGCCGCAGCACGGCGCGCCGATCATGGGCCCGAAGGCCATCGGCGATTTCTTCGACTGGATCGAGAACCTGATGTGCGGCATCGACCTGTTCGACGACCGGGCCTATCAGTTCCCCACGGCGTTCATCGACCCCGCCACCCGGCAGGTGCGTCCAGCGCTGCACGCCGTGCAAGGGCGATCCTAG
- the lptM gene encoding LPS translocon maturation chaperone LptM, whose product MLRASQILVRTLALAASAAALWGCGQRGPLYLPADPAASQRATLPQTLDPMRDAPVPSPIVPSAPSRSASSPTP is encoded by the coding sequence ATGTTGAGAGCATCGCAAATTCTAGTCAGGACGCTTGCCCTTGCGGCGAGTGCGGCGGCCCTGTGGGGCTGCGGCCAGCGTGGCCCCCTGTACCTGCCCGCCGACCCCGCTGCCAGCCAGCGGGCCACCCTGCCGCAAACGCTGGACCCGATGCGCGACGCGCCCGTGCCGTCGCCGATCGTCCCGTCCGCCCCTTCCCGTTCCGCTTCTTCCCCGACTCCATGA
- the cyaY gene encoding iron donor protein CyaY has translation MTDLEFLDHAEKLLLAVEQGCDRINDTSDADLDAQRSGGMVTIAFQNGSQVVINLQRPLHEIWLAAQSGGYHYRFDGQRWMDTKGAGEFFDALTRAASEQSGLALSFAS, from the coding sequence ATGACTGACCTCGAATTCCTGGACCATGCGGAAAAGCTCCTGCTCGCCGTCGAGCAAGGCTGCGATCGCATCAACGACACCTCGGACGCCGACCTGGACGCGCAACGCTCCGGAGGCATGGTGACCATCGCGTTCCAGAACGGCAGCCAGGTCGTCATCAACCTGCAAAGGCCGCTGCACGAAATCTGGCTGGCGGCGCAGTCCGGCGGCTACCACTACCGCTTCGACGGCCAGCGCTGGATGGACACCAAGGGGGCGGGTGAGTTCTTCGACGCCCTGACCCGCGCCGCCAGCGAGCAGTCGGGCTTGGCGTTGTCTTTTGCTTCCTGA
- the lysA gene encoding diaminopimelate decarboxylase → MTLPALPGHPHIAYRADALFIEQLPVADLARQHGTPLYVYSQASMLDALAAYQRGFAGRNVQICYAMKANSSLAVLQLFARQGCGFDIVSGGELERVLAVGGDPRKIIFSGVGKTRAEMRQALQIGIGCFNVESESELDVLSEVAVACGTKAPISIRVNPNVDPKTHPYISTGLKGNKFGVAHERIVAAYQHAASLPGLQVEGIDFHIGSQITDETPYLDATDRLIDLIEEIEAAGIPIRHIDFGGGLGIDYNGDTPPAADALWAKLLAKLDARGFGDRHFMIEPGRSLVGNAGVCVTEVLYVKPGEQKNFCIVDAAMNDLPRPAMYQAFHAIVPVQAAAASTASEVYDVVGPVCESGDWIGRDRTLAVQPGDHLAVLSAGAYCSSMGSNYNTRARPAEVLVDGTQVHLIRARESLADTFRHEKLVG, encoded by the coding sequence ATGACCTTGCCTGCCCTGCCCGGCCACCCCCACATCGCCTACCGCGCCGACGCGCTTTTCATCGAACAACTTCCCGTGGCCGATCTGGCGCGGCAGCATGGCACGCCGCTGTACGTCTATTCCCAGGCGTCCATGCTGGATGCGCTGGCGGCCTACCAGCGTGGCTTTGCCGGCCGCAACGTGCAGATCTGCTACGCCATGAAGGCGAACTCTTCGCTGGCCGTGCTGCAGCTGTTCGCGCGCCAGGGGTGCGGTTTCGACATCGTGTCGGGTGGCGAGCTGGAGCGCGTGCTGGCCGTGGGCGGCGATCCGCGCAAGATCATCTTCTCGGGCGTCGGCAAGACACGGGCCGAGATGCGCCAGGCCCTGCAGATCGGCATCGGCTGCTTCAACGTCGAGAGCGAGTCCGAGCTGGACGTGCTGAGCGAGGTGGCCGTCGCCTGCGGCACGAAGGCGCCCATCAGCATCCGCGTCAACCCGAACGTGGACCCCAAGACGCACCCCTACATTTCCACCGGGCTCAAGGGCAACAAGTTCGGCGTGGCGCACGAGCGCATCGTCGCGGCCTACCAGCACGCCGCGTCGCTGCCGGGCCTGCAGGTGGAGGGCATCGACTTCCACATCGGCTCGCAGATCACCGACGAGACGCCCTACCTCGATGCGACCGACCGCCTGATCGACCTGATCGAAGAGATCGAGGCCGCTGGCATCCCGATCCGCCACATCGATTTCGGTGGTGGCCTGGGCATCGACTACAACGGCGACACGCCGCCCGCCGCCGATGCGCTGTGGGCCAAGCTGCTGGCCAAGCTGGATGCGCGCGGCTTCGGCGACCGCCATTTCATGATCGAGCCCGGCCGCTCGCTGGTGGGCAACGCCGGCGTGTGCGTGACCGAGGTGCTCTACGTGAAGCCCGGCGAGCAGAAGAACTTCTGCATCGTCGATGCGGCCATGAACGATCTGCCGCGCCCCGCGATGTACCAGGCGTTCCACGCCATCGTGCCGGTGCAGGCCGCGGCCGCAAGCACTGCCAGCGAGGTGTACGACGTGGTGGGCCCGGTCTGCGAGAGCGGCGACTGGATCGGCCGCGACCGCACGCTGGCGGTGCAGCCGGGCGACCACCTGGCCGTGCTGTCGGCCGGCGCGTACTGCAGCTCCATGGGCAGCAACTACAACACGCGCGCCCGCCCGGCCGAGGTGCTGGTGGATGGCACGCAGGTCCACCTGATCCGCGCGCGCGAATCGCTGGCCGACACCTTCCGCCACGAAAAACTGGTGGGCTGA